The genomic region GCAGGATGGGGTACCCGTTCTCTTCCCGCCAGCAAGAATATCCCTAAGGAAATGCTTCCCATCTACAACAAGCCGGTGATTCAGTATGTTGTTGAGGAAGCGGTGCGTGCCGGCGTGCAGGAAGTCATTTTCGTGACCAACCGCCATAAATGCGTGGTGGAAGATCATTTTGACCGTAATATCGAACTTGAGGAACTGCTGGCCGAAGCCGGAAAGATCGAACAGCTCAAGGCCGTGCAGGACGCCGCCAGCATGGTGGAAGTCATGGCCGTGCGTCAGAAGCAGCAGCTCGGTCTGGGCCATGCCGTCGGTTGCGCCAAATCCATGGTGCAGGAAGAATACTTTGCCGTCATGGTGGGCGACGACTTCATGGTGGGCGACAATGCCGGTCTGGTGCAGCTCGTGCAGGCTGCGGAAAAATACAATATGCCCACCATCGGCGTGATGGAAGTTCCTGCCGACAAGATCGACAAGTACGGCATGGTTGCCGGTGAAGAACTGGAAGACGGCGTGTACCGCATCACCGACATGGTGGAAAAGCCCGCCGTAGGCTCCATGAATTCCCGTCTCGCCATCGTCGGCCGCTATGTGCTGCCCCGGGAAATTTTCGACTATATCGCCAAGGTGAAGCCCGGTAAGGGCGGTGAAATCCAGCTTACCGACGCTCTGGCCGACTATATGAAGGAAAAGGGTATGCTGGCCGTGAAGATGAAGGGCCGCCGCTTCGACGCGGGCGACTGGGTCGATTACCTGACTGCCGGTATCTACTTCGGCCTCAAGGATGAGAAGCTCAGCGGAGCGCTTCGTTCTTCTCTGAAGGAACTGCTGGACGACTAAATGATTCGGCCTGCAAAAGGGCCGCGCATACAGTGTTCGCTTGAAAAAGACGCGCACGGCGACTATAAGGTGGCCGTGCGCGTTCTGCATTTGTAAGGCAGGTTGCCATGCCGGATAACCTGCGGGCGCGTATCGTACCTGTGCAGAAAAGGCATTGTTCCGGGGAATGCTTCCGCCGGAAGCATACCGACGCCGTGCCGGTGCGGGGCGTCGGTGTTTTTTGGTTTTTTCTGTTGTCGGGAACGCTTATCCGGGGAAGGCCGGTTCAGCGTCTTTCCCCAAAGCGGGAGCTGCATGCCTGCCGCAGGCTCCGATGCGCCGGACAGGCAGGCTGTCGTACCGTTGTCGGAAGGGAGAAGCCATGCTGGAGTACACGAGAGAAGGACTGCTGGAACTGACGAAGAAGCTGGTGAGCATACGCAGCATATCGCATACGGCGGGGGAAAACGAGGCGGCCGCCTTTATTTATGAGAGCCTTGCGGTCGAGCCCTATTTTCAGAAACATCCCGATTTTCTCCGCTACCTTCCCGTGGAGGAGGGCGGTCTTGAGCGGCGTGCGGTGATGGCTCTGGTACGGGCCGGGAGTCATACCCGGCGCACGGTGCTGCTCAACGGACATTTCGACGTGGTGGATACCGATGTCTGCGGCGATCTGGCCGAAGCGGCCTTCGACGCCGCGGAATACACCCGTCTTGTGGCGGAACGGGATATTCCCGAAGATGCCCGGGCCGATCTGGCTTCCGGCAACTGGCTCTTCGGCCGCGGCGTCATGGACATGAAGGCGGGCATAGCTCTTCATATGGCATACCTTGCCCACATGGCCCGCCGTACCGGGGAACTCGGTGTGAACCTGCTTTTTCTGGCCGTTCCCGACGAGGAGGGCAGTTCCGCCGGTATGCGCGGTTCTCTGCCCGGACTCTGCGCACTTATGCAGGAACAGCATCTGGAACTGGAGGCTGCGCTTTCCGGGGAACCGGCATTCTGGACATCAAAGAGCACGGAAGGGAGCCGCCCCTGCCGCACGCTGTTCACCGGCACCACGGGCAAGCTCATGCCGCTGTTTTTCTGTGTGGGGCGCGAGGCCCATGCAGGCTATTCGTTCGACGGCGTGAACGCCGCCGCTCTTGCCGCACGCGTGGTCTCTCTCATGGACTGTCGTGCCGACCTTATGGACGGATACGGCGACGATACGCTTACGCCCCCCGTATGCCTCAAGCTGAAGGATCTGCGCGACAGCTATTCGGTAACGCTGCCGGAACGGGCTGCGGCCTATTTCAACGTGCTTTCGGTAAGCCGCAGTCCGCTGGATATCCTGCATATCTGCCGCGAGGTGGCCCGACAGGCGCTTGAGGAAACGCTCGAGGGTATCCGTGAGTCGGGGCGGGCCTTTCAGCAGCGCTCCGGCCGAAAGGATTCCCCCGTTCCCGCATGGGAAAGCCGCGTGCTCACCATGAGCGAACTCATGCAGGAGGTTGCAGGAGCAGGGCGGGGAAAACGTGCAGGCGTACATCCGCGATTTCGTCCGTTCTCTGCCTGCCGACAGGGATGAACCGGAAAAGGGGCTGGCCGTGGCCGATTATCTGGTTTCTCTGGCCAACCTCAAGGGGCCCGCCATAGTGGTGGGCTTTCTGCCGCCGTACTATCCCCAGCGGCTCAACATGCGGGCTACGGCCGGAGAAAGAAGACTGCGTTCCATCATGGAGGGGGTATGCGCCGACCTTGAGAAGAGCGTCGGCAGCATGAGACTGGTGGAATGTTTCAGCGGCATCATGGACCTGAGCTATATGGGCTTTCAGGGAAAAGAAGAGGAACTGAGAAGCCTTGCGGACAACATGCCCGGCTGGGGAAGCGTGTACGATCTGCCCATGAAGGAGCTTTTGTCGCTGAATGTTCCCATTGCTTCCGTGGGACCTGCGGGAAAGGATGCCCACAAGGATACGGAACGCCTCGAGCTGCATTATTCTCTGGAAGTTGCGCCCCGCGTGCTGGAGCGCGTGATCCGTGAACTAGGAGAAGACGGAGAACAGGTCGCCGGAACGGAAGAACGCAAAAACGTTTGAGCGTTGTTGCTGATGATACCGGACACGGCAGCGGGAAAGGCCTGGGCGTCCTCCGGCTTTTATGGAGACAAGCCGCCGTGTGCAATACGCTGTGCCCGAGAGGGCCGGGAGCGACATTCTCTTGAAGTCGGCGTAAGCATGGCTTATACTCAGCCCGACTTTCTTCCTTTTTCCTGCCCGACGGGCCTGGAGTTTTTTCATGTTTGAACTTGAATTCAACGGCAGACCGTACATCAAGGCCGACAATACGCTGCCTCTTTTCTTCATAGCGGGGCCGTGCGCCATAGAAAGCCGGGCCCATGCGCTGGAAGTATCCGCCGCGCTCAAGGAGATATTCGCCGCTGCGGGCATTCCCTTCATTTACAAATCCAGTTTCGACAAGGCAAACCGCAGCTCCGGCGCGGGTTTCCGCGGCGTAGGCATGGAGGAAGGGCTTTCCATTCTTGCGGAGGTGCGGGAGAGCAGGGATGTTCCGGTGCTGACGGACATCCATACGGCCGAACAGGCCGCCCCGGTGGCGGAAGTGGCGGACTACCTGCAGACGCCCGCCTTCCTCTGTCGGCAGACCGACCTCATCCTTGCGGCGGCTTCCACCATGAAGCCGGTGAACATCAAGAAGGGCCAGTTCCTCGCTCCGTGGGAAATGGAAAACGTGCTGAAAAAGGCCCGCTCCACGGGAAACGAGCGCATTACGCTCTGCGAACGCGGCACCAGCTTCGGCTACGGCAATCTGGTGGTGGACATGCGCGGCCTTGAAATCATGAAGAAGTTCGCACCGGTGGTGTTCGACGCCACACATTCCGTGCAGCTCCCCGGAGCGCAGGGTTCGTGCAGCGGCGGGCAGAGGGAATTTGTTCCCACGCTGGCGCGCGCGGCCGCAGCCGTGGGCGTGGCGGG from Mailhella massiliensis harbors:
- the galU gene encoding UTP--glucose-1-phosphate uridylyltransferase GalU, producing the protein MKVSKVVLPVAGWGTRSLPASKNIPKEMLPIYNKPVIQYVVEEAVRAGVQEVIFVTNRHKCVVEDHFDRNIELEELLAEAGKIEQLKAVQDAASMVEVMAVRQKQQLGLGHAVGCAKSMVQEEYFAVMVGDDFMVGDNAGLVQLVQAAEKYNMPTIGVMEVPADKIDKYGMVAGEELEDGVYRITDMVEKPAVGSMNSRLAIVGRYVLPREIFDYIAKVKPGKGGEIQLTDALADYMKEKGMLAVKMKGRRFDAGDWVDYLTAGIYFGLKDEKLSGALRSSLKELLDD
- a CDS encoding M20/M25/M40 family metallo-hydrolase; this translates as MLEYTREGLLELTKKLVSIRSISHTAGENEAAAFIYESLAVEPYFQKHPDFLRYLPVEEGGLERRAVMALVRAGSHTRRTVLLNGHFDVVDTDVCGDLAEAAFDAAEYTRLVAERDIPEDARADLASGNWLFGRGVMDMKAGIALHMAYLAHMARRTGELGVNLLFLAVPDEEGSSAGMRGSLPGLCALMQEQHLELEAALSGEPAFWTSKSTEGSRPCRTLFTGTTGKLMPLFFCVGREAHAGYSFDGVNAAALAARVVSLMDCRADLMDGYGDDTLTPPVCLKLKDLRDSYSVTLPERAAAYFNVLSVSRSPLDILHICREVARQALEETLEGIRESGRAFQQRSGRKDSPVPAWESRVLTMSELMQEVAGAGRGKRAGVHPRFRPFSACRQG
- the kdsA gene encoding 3-deoxy-8-phosphooctulonate synthase encodes the protein MFELEFNGRPYIKADNTLPLFFIAGPCAIESRAHALEVSAALKEIFAAAGIPFIYKSSFDKANRSSGAGFRGVGMEEGLSILAEVRESRDVPVLTDIHTAEQAAPVAEVADYLQTPAFLCRQTDLILAAASTMKPVNIKKGQFLAPWEMENVLKKARSTGNERITLCERGTSFGYGNLVVDMRGLEIMKKFAPVVFDATHSVQLPGAQGSCSGGQREFVPTLARAAAAVGVAGIFMEVHPDPDKAPCDGPNMLAVRDLPAFLSLIKAFDGLAKKGAL